In Aquipuribacter nitratireducens, the following proteins share a genomic window:
- a CDS encoding NmrA family NAD(P)-binding protein — MSPRRADGPLVVTGATGTVGAPVVRALVAAGADVRAAVRPGGPAVPPGPAEEVPFDWQDEATWRPAFAGAHSVFVVRPPQLGRPRTHMLPALAAAREAGVRHLVLLSLQGAEGNRVVPHATLERWMRGSGVPWTFVRPSFFMQNLTGTHRDEIRDLSTLVVPAGSGRTALVDALDVADVAAAALLDPTEHAGRAWTPTGPEALTYDEVAAVLSAELGREIRYARPGLLRYARHARASGMPWGMVAVTSGIYTVARLGRAGGLTDDVRRLTGRSPRDLRHFVARERAAWSTAGRTTGSSGATMDP; from the coding sequence CTGAGCCCGCGCCGCGCCGACGGCCCGCTCGTCGTCACCGGCGCCACGGGGACCGTGGGAGCCCCGGTGGTGCGGGCGCTCGTGGCCGCGGGCGCGGACGTCCGGGCGGCGGTGCGACCGGGCGGGCCGGCGGTCCCGCCGGGTCCTGCCGAGGAGGTGCCCTTCGACTGGCAGGACGAGGCGACGTGGAGGCCGGCGTTCGCCGGTGCGCACTCCGTCTTCGTCGTGCGCCCGCCGCAGCTGGGCCGCCCGCGCACGCACATGCTGCCGGCCCTGGCAGCGGCCCGGGAGGCCGGCGTGCGCCACCTCGTCCTGCTGTCCCTGCAGGGGGCGGAGGGCAACCGGGTCGTCCCCCACGCGACGCTCGAGCGGTGGATGCGCGGCAGCGGGGTCCCGTGGACCTTCGTGAGGCCGTCCTTCTTCATGCAGAACCTCACCGGCACCCACCGGGACGAGATCCGGGACCTGAGCACGCTCGTGGTTCCCGCCGGCTCGGGTCGCACGGCCCTCGTCGACGCGCTCGACGTCGCGGACGTCGCGGCGGCGGCGCTCCTCGACCCGACGGAGCACGCCGGACGGGCGTGGACGCCGACCGGGCCGGAGGCGCTGACGTACGACGAGGTCGCCGCGGTCCTGTCGGCGGAGCTGGGGCGCGAGATCCGGTACGCGCGGCCCGGCCTGCTCCGCTACGCCCGGCACGCGCGGGCCTCCGGCATGCCGTGGGGCATGGTGGCGGTGACGTCCGGCATCTACACGGTCGCCCGGCTCGGTCGGGCCGGCGGGCTGACCGACGACGTCCGGCGCCTCACGGGTCGGTCGCCGAGGGACCTGCGCCACTTCGTCGCACGCGAGCGCGCGGCGTGGTCGACCGCGGGACGGACGACCGGCTCCTCCGGTGCCACGATGGACCCGTGA
- a CDS encoding DUF2469 domain-containing protein, producing the protein MSAEDLEKYEAELELQLYREYRDVVGLFSYVVETERRFYLANGVEVTPHGADGEVWFEVHLTDAWVWDLYRPARFVKDVRVVTFRDVNVEEMAKSDLQVPKAGFGR; encoded by the coding sequence GTGAGCGCGGAGGACCTGGAGAAGTACGAGGCCGAGCTCGAGCTGCAGCTGTACCGCGAGTACCGCGACGTCGTCGGGCTGTTCTCCTACGTCGTGGAGACCGAGCGCCGGTTCTACCTCGCGAACGGCGTCGAGGTCACCCCGCACGGCGCCGACGGGGAGGTGTGGTTCGAGGTGCACCTCACCGACGCGTGGGTGTGGGACCTCTACCGGCCGGCGCGCTTCGTCAAGGACGTCCGCGTCGTGACGTTCCGCGACGTCAACGTCGAGGAGATGGCGAAGTCGGACCTGCAGGTGCCCAAGGCCGGGTTCGGCCGCTGA
- a CDS encoding YraN family protein → MTTQAEKAAVGRLGEDLAVELLTSQGWRVLRRNWRSPVRECPGELDVVAVDPDGAVVVVEVRTRRGSACGTALESVTPGKVRRLRRLFAAWWSSLPPDDRGPRGAGARIDVVAVQLAPGAVPQLEHVRGVG, encoded by the coding sequence ATGACGACGCAGGCGGAGAAGGCGGCCGTGGGACGCCTGGGTGAGGATCTCGCGGTCGAGCTCCTCACCTCGCAGGGCTGGCGGGTGCTGCGGCGCAACTGGCGCAGCCCCGTGCGGGAGTGCCCCGGCGAGCTCGACGTCGTGGCCGTGGACCCGGACGGCGCGGTCGTCGTCGTCGAGGTGCGCACGCGTCGCGGCAGTGCCTGCGGGACGGCGCTGGAGTCGGTGACCCCCGGCAAGGTCCGCCGGCTGCGGCGGCTGTTCGCGGCGTGGTGGTCCTCCCTGCCGCCGGACGACCGTGGTCCCCGCGGGGCCGGTGCCCGGATCGACGTGGTGGCCGTCCAGCTCGCCCCCGGCGCCGTGCCGCAGCTGGAGCACGTGCGGGGTGTAGGGTGA
- a CDS encoding YifB family Mg chelatase-like AAA ATPase produces the protein MCAALVGLEGHLVSVEAHVSPGLVHWVVVGLPDAGVLEARDRVRSALVASGWTPPQARLTVNLSPAGLPKSGTTFDLAVAVAVLAAMGEVPEGVARVGHVGELGLDGSVRAAPGVLPAVLGLRRAGVRDVVVPAAAAGEAALVPGVRVHGVATLREAALLHRGGLPARRAPEPVTAPSASQPDLRDVVGQPVGRRALEVCAAGGHHLFLLGPPGSGKTMLASRLPGILPDLDDEDALTATAVHSLAGTLPGPVLLRRPPFEDPHHTASVAAVVGGGSGLPRPGAASRAHAGVLFLDESPEFRKGVLDALRQPLEQGVVEVQRARGSARLPARFQLVLAANPCPCGHAGSTVRDLRCTCTPQTRRGYLSRLSGPLLDRIDVQVDVPPVAVGRWAAAADGEGSDVVARRVRGARAAAVGRWGGAVRSNSQIPSPVLRSARYRPSRAVLAPLLAGVERGSLTARGFDRLLRVAWTLTDLAGRDRPGEDEVAEALTLRTTAGAA, from the coding sequence GTGTGTGCCGCCCTCGTCGGTCTCGAGGGGCACCTCGTGAGCGTCGAGGCCCACGTCAGCCCCGGTCTCGTCCACTGGGTCGTCGTCGGTCTGCCCGACGCGGGGGTGCTCGAGGCGCGCGACCGGGTCCGCTCCGCCCTCGTCGCGAGCGGCTGGACGCCGCCGCAGGCCCGGCTGACGGTCAACCTGTCCCCGGCCGGGCTCCCCAAGTCCGGCACGACCTTCGACCTGGCGGTCGCCGTCGCCGTCCTCGCGGCGATGGGTGAGGTGCCGGAGGGCGTCGCCCGCGTGGGGCACGTCGGCGAGCTCGGTCTCGACGGCAGCGTCCGCGCCGCGCCGGGGGTGCTGCCGGCCGTCCTCGGCCTGCGCCGGGCCGGTGTCCGTGACGTCGTCGTGCCCGCCGCCGCCGCAGGAGAGGCCGCCCTCGTCCCGGGGGTGCGCGTCCACGGTGTCGCGACTCTCCGCGAGGCGGCGCTGCTGCACCGCGGCGGGCTCCCGGCCCGACGAGCGCCGGAGCCCGTCACCGCGCCGAGCGCCTCGCAGCCCGACCTCCGCGACGTCGTCGGCCAGCCGGTGGGGCGACGGGCGCTCGAGGTGTGCGCGGCCGGGGGGCACCACCTGTTCCTCCTCGGGCCCCCGGGCTCGGGCAAGACGATGCTCGCCTCCCGGCTGCCGGGGATCCTGCCGGACCTCGACGACGAGGACGCCCTCACCGCCACGGCCGTCCACAGCCTCGCAGGCACGCTGCCGGGGCCCGTGCTGCTGCGCCGCCCGCCGTTCGAGGACCCCCACCACACCGCCAGCGTCGCGGCGGTCGTCGGTGGCGGGTCCGGGCTGCCCCGGCCCGGGGCCGCGAGCCGCGCCCACGCCGGCGTCCTGTTCCTCGACGAGAGCCCCGAGTTCCGCAAGGGCGTGCTCGACGCACTGCGGCAGCCGCTCGAGCAGGGCGTGGTCGAGGTGCAGCGGGCCAGGGGGTCGGCCCGGCTGCCCGCCCGCTTCCAGCTCGTGCTCGCCGCCAACCCCTGCCCCTGCGGCCACGCCGGCTCGACGGTCCGCGACCTGCGGTGCACGTGCACCCCGCAGACGCGACGCGGGTACCTGTCGCGGCTGTCGGGGCCGCTGCTGGACCGGATCGACGTGCAGGTCGACGTCCCCCCGGTGGCGGTCGGTCGCTGGGCGGCCGCGGCTGACGGCGAGGGGAGCGACGTCGTCGCCCGTCGCGTCCGCGGTGCCCGTGCGGCGGCGGTCGGCCGCTGGGGAGGGGCCGTCCGCTCGAACTCGCAGATCCCGTCCCCGGTGCTGCGCAGTGCCCGCTACCGGCCCTCGCGCGCCGTGCTCGCGCCCCTGCTGGCGGGGGTGGAGCGGGGGAGCCTCACCGCCCGGGGCTTCGACCGGCTGCTCCGCGTCGCGTGGACCCTCACCGACCTCGCCGGCCGGGACCGCCCGGGCGAGGACGAGGTGGCGGAGGCGCTGACGCTGCGCACGACCGCCGGTGCGGCGTGA
- a CDS encoding DNA-processing protein DprA yields the protein MSGSGRAGGASLADDERSARAHLSRVVEPGDVTLPRLLGEHGWRGCVRRLVDGRAPEVWQERHDRLDVATSDLLATASRQGIRVVVPGDPSWPAGLYDLDEWSAAPACLWVRGELPGADRAPVAVALVGARACTAYGQHVAEDIAAGLVEHGWTVVSGAAYGIDAAAHRGAVAAASGGGDPASGLPTVAVLAGGVDRASPAGHERLLGAVLDAGGAVVAEVPPGTRPAPHRFLLRNRLIAAWSRATVVVEAGHRSGALSTVRSAVALGRDVGAVPGPVTSGLSAGCNALLRESVPCIRDAADVVGLVEPWSQQSLDLAEHVVAVPPADGVPVQSRRDEDAREGSERVLQALRRTAWRDVGALVVATGLPARDVAVALGRLELAGLVERSQGRWRRGAAVGAGDGVVP from the coding sequence GTGAGCGGCTCCGGCCGCGCCGGCGGCGCCTCCCTCGCCGACGACGAGCGGTCCGCCCGTGCCCACCTGTCGCGTGTCGTCGAGCCCGGCGACGTCACGCTGCCACGGCTGCTGGGAGAGCACGGGTGGCGCGGTTGCGTGCGCCGGCTCGTCGACGGCAGGGCGCCGGAGGTGTGGCAGGAACGGCACGACCGGCTCGACGTCGCCACGTCCGACCTGCTCGCGACCGCCTCACGGCAGGGGATCCGGGTCGTGGTCCCGGGCGACCCATCGTGGCCGGCCGGGCTCTACGACCTCGACGAGTGGTCCGCCGCGCCCGCGTGCCTGTGGGTCCGCGGGGAGCTGCCGGGCGCCGACCGCGCCCCGGTCGCCGTCGCCCTCGTGGGGGCGCGCGCGTGCACCGCGTACGGCCAGCACGTCGCCGAGGACATCGCGGCCGGGCTCGTCGAGCACGGGTGGACGGTGGTGTCGGGGGCGGCCTACGGCATCGACGCCGCCGCGCACCGGGGTGCCGTCGCCGCGGCGTCCGGCGGTGGGGACCCCGCCTCCGGGCTCCCGACGGTCGCCGTGCTCGCGGGCGGCGTCGACCGCGCGTCACCCGCGGGTCACGAGCGGCTGCTGGGGGCCGTGCTCGACGCCGGCGGGGCCGTGGTCGCCGAGGTGCCGCCCGGCACCCGACCGGCCCCGCACCGCTTCCTCCTCCGCAACCGCCTCATCGCGGCCTGGTCGAGAGCCACGGTCGTGGTGGAGGCGGGCCACCGGTCAGGCGCCCTGTCCACGGTGCGCTCCGCCGTGGCGCTTGGCCGGGACGTCGGGGCGGTCCCGGGTCCGGTGACCTCGGGGCTGTCCGCGGGCTGCAACGCGCTCCTCCGCGAGTCGGTCCCGTGCATCCGGGACGCCGCCGACGTCGTGGGCCTCGTCGAGCCGTGGTCGCAGCAGTCCCTCGACCTCGCCGAGCACGTCGTCGCGGTCCCGCCCGCGGACGGCGTCCCCGTGCAGTCCCGCCGGGACGAGGACGCGAGGGAGGGCAGCGAGCGGGTGCTCCAGGCGCTTCGCCGCACCGCCTGGCGGGACGTCGGCGCGCTCGTCGTCGCGACCGGGCTCCCGGCTCGTGACGTCGCGGTGGCCCTCGGGCGGCTGGAGCTCGCCGGGCTGGTGGAGCGGTCGCAGGGACGGTGGCGGCGTGGCGCTGCGGTAGGGGCCGGTGACGGCGTGGTCCCATGA
- a CDS encoding tyrosine recombinase: MGGHGPRGGDDGRHAGAGVDVPAGGDAALEAFLRWLQWERGRSRATVRAYRSDVSSLLGHAAAQGCAGLRDLSTAHLRTWLAEGQRAGWSRSTTARRSAAARSFTAWSARQGLLPRDPGGRLASARRARHLPRVLEAAEARRLCEAAEARADAGPLGLRDHALVELLYATGARVGEVVGADLADVDRGRRSLLVTGKGDKQRVVPLGLPALRALDAWLTRGRPAVAGPRSPDALFLGARGGRLDQRQARSAVTRVARAAGLDDVHPHALRHSAATHVLDGGADLTSVQELLGHATLTTTEIYTHVSQARLLAAYHRAHPRA; encoded by the coding sequence GTGGGCGGGCACGGGCCGCGTGGCGGTGACGACGGGCGGCACGCCGGGGCGGGGGTCGACGTCCCCGCGGGCGGCGACGCGGCCCTCGAGGCCTTCCTCCGCTGGCTCCAGTGGGAGCGGGGACGCTCGAGGGCCACGGTCCGGGCCTACCGCTCCGACGTCTCGTCCTTGCTCGGGCACGCCGCCGCGCAGGGGTGCGCCGGGTTGAGGGACCTCTCCACCGCGCACCTCAGGACGTGGCTCGCCGAGGGCCAGCGCGCCGGCTGGTCGCGGTCGACGACCGCCCGGCGGTCGGCCGCGGCGCGCTCGTTCACCGCCTGGTCGGCGCGGCAGGGCCTGCTGCCGCGCGACCCGGGCGGACGACTGGCGTCGGCGCGCCGGGCCCGGCACCTGCCCCGCGTGCTCGAGGCCGCCGAGGCCCGCCGTCTGTGCGAGGCCGCCGAGGCCCGCGCGGACGCCGGCCCCCTCGGCCTGCGGGACCACGCCCTCGTCGAGCTGCTCTACGCCACCGGGGCCCGGGTCGGCGAGGTCGTGGGAGCCGACCTCGCGGACGTCGACCGGGGCCGGCGGTCCCTCCTCGTGACGGGCAAGGGAGACAAGCAGCGCGTGGTGCCTCTCGGTCTCCCGGCGCTGCGGGCGCTCGACGCGTGGCTCACCAGGGGTCGCCCCGCTGTGGCCGGACCACGGTCGCCGGACGCGCTCTTCCTCGGCGCCCGCGGAGGCCGGCTCGACCAGAGACAGGCCCGTAGCGCGGTGACGAGGGTGGCGCGGGCGGCCGGCCTCGACGACGTGCACCCGCACGCGCTCCGGCACAGCGCCGCCACCCACGTCCTCGACGGTGGTGCTGACCTGACCTCCGTACAGGAGTTGCTCGGTCACGCTACGCTCACGACGACCGAGATCTACACCCACGTGTCGCAGGCCCGGCTCCTGGCGGCGTACCACCGCGCTCACCCGCGGGCGTGA
- the whiG gene encoding RNA polymerase sigma factor WhiG, translating to MSTSPEVIDLAGTEDDPDAHGDPDGESSEELDADLEADLDATEDPAQAAADAKADAEAVVRAMWQDYKTTGDRAVRDRLILHYSPLVKYVAGRVGVGLPANVEHADLVSYGVFGLIDAIDKYDPERAIKFETYAISRIRGAIIDELRSIDWIPRSVRSKSREVERAYAALEAELHRSPTEQEVADRLGIAITDLHQIFSKVSYANVVALDELMHAGSERGDSLTLGDTLKDAKAEDPVAAFETQETKFLLSRAVNLLPEREKIVVTLYYYEGLTLAEIGRVLGVTESRICQMHTKAVMQLRAKLSAAGDG from the coding sequence ATGTCGACGTCGCCGGAGGTCATCGACCTCGCGGGGACGGAGGACGACCCGGACGCCCACGGGGACCCGGACGGGGAGTCGAGCGAGGAGCTGGACGCGGACCTCGAGGCGGACCTCGACGCGACCGAGGACCCGGCGCAAGCAGCCGCCGACGCGAAGGCCGACGCCGAGGCCGTCGTCCGTGCGATGTGGCAGGACTACAAGACCACCGGCGACCGCGCCGTCCGGGACCGTCTGATCCTCCACTACTCGCCGCTCGTCAAGTACGTCGCGGGTCGCGTCGGGGTGGGGCTGCCGGCGAACGTCGAGCACGCCGACCTCGTCTCCTACGGCGTCTTCGGGCTCATCGACGCCATCGACAAGTACGACCCCGAGCGGGCCATCAAGTTCGAGACGTACGCGATCTCCCGCATCCGCGGCGCCATCATCGACGAGCTGCGGTCGATCGACTGGATCCCCCGGTCGGTCCGCAGCAAGTCCCGCGAGGTCGAGCGCGCCTACGCCGCCCTCGAGGCCGAGCTGCACCGCAGCCCCACCGAGCAGGAGGTCGCGGACCGGCTCGGGATCGCCATCACCGACCTGCACCAGATCTTCTCGAAGGTCTCGTACGCCAACGTCGTCGCGCTCGACGAGCTCATGCACGCCGGCAGCGAGCGCGGGGACTCCCTCACGCTCGGCGACACGCTCAAGGACGCGAAGGCGGAGGACCCCGTCGCGGCGTTCGAGACGCAGGAGACGAAGTTCCTGCTGTCCCGGGCGGTCAACCTCCTGCCCGAGCGCGAGAAGATCGTCGTGACGCTCTACTACTACGAGGGCCTCACGCTCGCGGAGATCGGCCGGGTCCTCGGGGTGACCGAGTCGCGGATCTGCCAGATGCACACGAAGGCCGTCATGCAGCTGCGCGCCAAGCTGAGCGCGGCCGGGGACGGCTGA
- a CDS encoding peptidoglycan DD-metalloendopeptidase family protein: MSWSLLPALVVAALALGSAPAAPVGPAHARLVPVGAATAVTGARVPPVAGERVRPFVAPPHEYGPGHRGVDLPAAGGAEVVSPAAGVVTFAGAVAGRGVVVVASAGPGGLVQHSLEPVSAVVPVGAVVAAGEVVATRSPGTVHPGCGSACLHWGVRVAGRYVDPWWWLGRTGPVRLLPRGPDTRDGATAAGRSLSVR, encoded by the coding sequence ATGTCCTGGTCGCTCCTGCCCGCCCTCGTGGTCGCCGCGCTCGCCCTCGGGTCCGCGCCCGCGGCCCCGGTCGGTCCCGCCCACGCTCGGCTCGTCCCGGTCGGCGCCGCCACCGCCGTCACCGGCGCGCGGGTGCCGCCGGTGGCGGGTGAACGGGTGCGGCCGTTCGTCGCGCCACCGCACGAGTACGGCCCCGGGCACCGCGGCGTCGACCTGCCGGCGGCCGGGGGCGCGGAGGTCGTCTCCCCCGCGGCGGGGGTCGTGACGTTCGCAGGCGCCGTCGCGGGTCGTGGCGTGGTCGTCGTCGCCTCCGCGGGCCCGGGTGGCCTCGTCCAGCACTCGCTCGAGCCGGTGAGCGCGGTGGTGCCGGTGGGGGCTGTCGTGGCGGCGGGCGAGGTCGTGGCGACCCGTTCGCCGGGGACGGTGCACCCGGGGTGCGGGTCCGCCTGCCTGCACTGGGGGGTGCGGGTCGCCGGTCGCTACGTCGACCCGTGGTGGTGGCTGGGTCGGACCGGACCGGTCCGGCTGCTGCCGCGGGGCCCGGACACCCGGGACGGTGCGACCGCCGCCGGCCGGTCGCTCAGCGTCCGGTGA
- the rpsB gene encoding 30S ribosomal protein S2, whose protein sequence is MAVVTMRQLLESGVHFGHQTRRWNPKMKRFIFTERNGIYIIDLQQSLEFINVAYDFIKQTVAHGGTVMFVGTKKQAQEPVATQAARVGMPYVNQRWLGGMLTNFQTVSKRLQRLRELETIDFDDVAASGLTKKELLVLRREKEKLEKTLGGLRDMSKIPSAVWVVDTKKEHLAVSEAKKLGIPVIAILDTNCDPDEVDYKIPGNDDAIRSVALLTRVVADAVADGLVARSGGGDTATAEEPLAEWERELLATGDAQAAASEPATAGGIEAAAAPVAQPDASEAAEEVAQTPADETPATQSPVSETPTAETAAADGTTAAQPSQS, encoded by the coding sequence ATGGCCGTCGTCACCATGCGCCAGCTCCTCGAGAGCGGCGTCCACTTCGGGCACCAGACCCGTCGCTGGAACCCCAAGATGAAGCGCTTCATCTTCACCGAGCGCAACGGCATCTACATCATCGACCTCCAGCAGTCGCTGGAGTTCATCAACGTCGCGTACGACTTCATCAAGCAGACCGTCGCCCACGGCGGCACGGTGATGTTCGTCGGCACGAAGAAGCAGGCCCAGGAGCCGGTGGCCACGCAGGCCGCCCGGGTCGGTATGCCCTACGTCAACCAGCGCTGGCTCGGCGGCATGCTGACGAACTTCCAGACCGTGTCGAAGCGCCTCCAGCGCCTCCGCGAGCTCGAGACGATCGACTTCGACGACGTCGCCGCCTCCGGCCTCACGAAGAAGGAGCTCCTCGTGCTCCGCCGTGAGAAGGAGAAGCTCGAGAAGACCCTCGGCGGTCTCCGCGACATGAGCAAGATCCCGAGCGCGGTGTGGGTCGTCGACACGAAGAAGGAGCACCTCGCCGTCAGCGAGGCGAAGAAGCTCGGCATCCCCGTCATCGCGATCCTCGACACCAACTGCGACCCCGACGAGGTCGACTACAAGATCCCGGGCAACGACGACGCGATCCGCTCCGTCGCGCTGCTCACCCGCGTGGTCGCCGACGCCGTCGCCGACGGTCTCGTCGCCCGCTCCGGCGGCGGCGACACCGCGACCGCGGAGGAGCCGCTCGCCGAGTGGGAGCGCGAGCTCCTCGCCACGGGCGACGCCCAGGCCGCCGCGAGCGAGCCCGCCACGGCCGGCGGCATCGAGGCGGCCGCGGCCCCCGTCGCGCAGCCCGACGCGAGCGAGGCCGCCGAGGAGGTCGCCCAGACCCCCGCCGACGAGACCCCCGCGACCCAGTCGCCGGTCTCGGAGACCCCGACCGCGGAGACCGCGGCCGCCGACGGCACCACGGCGGCGCAGCCCTCGCAGTCCTGA
- the tsf gene encoding translation elongation factor Ts: MPSYTAADIKALRERTGAGMLDVKKALDEAEGDTAKAVDILRVKGLKGVTKREGRSASNGLVAAHVEGGTGVLVEVNCETDFVAKGETFQALAQQVLDAAVSSGAADAEALASVDAGDGRTVQQLLDDGNATIGEKLVLRRVARVEGDQVASYLHRTSPDLPPQIGVLVAFSGDDAATARDVALHTAAMSPRYLTTDEVPEEQLEAERRIAHETAVNEGKPEQALPKIVEGRLKGYLKENVLLEQAFSKDNKKSVGQVLSEAGLSVSAFARFRVGA; the protein is encoded by the coding sequence GTGCCCAGCTACACCGCCGCCGACATCAAGGCCCTGCGCGAGCGCACGGGTGCCGGCATGCTCGACGTCAAGAAGGCGCTCGACGAGGCCGAGGGCGACACCGCCAAGGCCGTCGACATCCTGCGCGTCAAGGGCCTCAAGGGCGTGACGAAGCGCGAGGGCCGCAGCGCGAGCAACGGCCTCGTCGCCGCGCACGTCGAGGGCGGCACGGGCGTCCTCGTCGAGGTCAACTGCGAGACCGACTTCGTCGCGAAGGGCGAGACGTTCCAGGCGCTCGCCCAGCAGGTCCTCGACGCCGCCGTCAGCAGCGGCGCCGCCGACGCCGAGGCGCTCGCCTCGGTCGACGCGGGCGACGGCCGTACCGTCCAGCAGCTGCTCGACGACGGCAACGCCACCATCGGGGAGAAGCTCGTCCTGCGCCGGGTCGCCCGCGTCGAGGGCGACCAGGTCGCGAGCTACCTGCACCGCACGAGCCCCGACCTGCCCCCGCAGATCGGCGTCCTCGTCGCCTTCTCCGGCGACGACGCCGCCACGGCCCGCGACGTCGCGCTCCACACCGCCGCCATGTCCCCCCGCTACCTCACGACCGACGAGGTCCCCGAGGAGCAGCTCGAGGCCGAGCGGCGCATCGCCCACGAGACCGCCGTCAACGAGGGCAAGCCCGAGCAGGCGCTGCCGAAGATCGTCGAGGGCCGGCTCAAGGGCTACCTCAAGGAGAACGTCCTGCTCGAGCAGGCCTTCTCCAAGGACAACAAGAAGAGCGTCGGCCAGGTCCTCTCCGAGGCCGGCCTCAGCGTCTCCGCCTTCGCGCGCTTCCGCGTCGGCGCCTGA
- the pyrH gene encoding UMP kinase: MRVRPEGRRVLLKLSGEAFGGGAVGVDPDVVARVAREIADAAARGVQIAIVVGGGNFFRGAELSQRGMERSRADYMGMLGTVMNCLALQDFLEQAGRDTRVQTAITMGQVAEPYIPRRAIRHLEKGRVVIFGAGAGLPYFSTDTVAAQRALEVKADAVLMGKNGVDAVYTADPRTDPTATRLEHLTYGDALREGLKVVDATAFSLLMDNRLPMVVFGMEGAGDVTRALVGERIGTLVTG, translated from the coding sequence CTGCGCGTCCGACCGGAGGGCCGCCGCGTGCTCCTCAAGCTGTCGGGCGAGGCCTTCGGCGGGGGAGCGGTCGGGGTCGACCCGGACGTCGTCGCCCGCGTCGCGCGCGAGATCGCCGACGCCGCCGCGCGCGGTGTCCAGATCGCGATCGTCGTCGGTGGCGGCAACTTCTTCCGCGGCGCCGAGCTGTCGCAGCGCGGCATGGAGCGCTCCCGCGCGGACTACATGGGCATGCTCGGCACGGTGATGAACTGCCTGGCGCTGCAGGACTTCCTCGAGCAGGCCGGCCGGGACACGCGCGTCCAGACGGCCATCACCATGGGGCAGGTCGCCGAGCCGTACATCCCCCGCCGGGCGATCCGCCACCTCGAGAAGGGCCGGGTCGTCATCTTCGGCGCCGGTGCGGGTCTGCCGTACTTCTCGACCGACACCGTGGCGGCGCAGCGGGCGCTCGAGGTCAAGGCCGATGCCGTCCTCATGGGCAAGAACGGCGTCGACGCCGTCTACACCGCGGACCCGCGGACGGACCCGACGGCGACCCGGCTGGAGCACCTCACGTACGGGGACGCGCTTCGCGAGGGCCTCAAGGTCGTCGACGCGACCGCCTTCAGCCTCCTCATGGACAACCGCCTGCCGATGGTCGTCTTCGGCATGGAGGGCGCGGGCGATGTCACGCGCGCGCTGGTGGGTGAGAGGATCGGGACGCTCGTCACCGGCTGA
- the frr gene encoding ribosome recycling factor, whose protein sequence is MIDEALLEAEDKMDKAVQVVKEDFAGIRTGRANPGMFSKIMVDYYGAPTPLQQLASFQIPEARIVLVSPYDRSAMGAVERALRDSDLGVNPSNDGNIIRLVLPQLTEERRRDYIKLARSKAEEARVSVRNIRRRAKEEIDRTVRDGEAGEDEGTRAEKELEAVTKRHVELVDELLKGKEAELLEV, encoded by the coding sequence GTGATCGACGAGGCCCTGCTCGAGGCCGAGGACAAGATGGACAAGGCCGTCCAGGTCGTGAAGGAGGACTTCGCGGGAATCCGGACGGGCCGGGCGAACCCCGGCATGTTCTCCAAGATCATGGTCGACTACTACGGCGCCCCCACGCCCCTGCAGCAGCTCGCGTCCTTCCAGATCCCCGAGGCGCGCATCGTCCTGGTCTCGCCGTACGACCGCAGCGCGATGGGCGCGGTCGAGCGGGCGCTGCGCGACAGCGACCTCGGCGTCAACCCCTCCAACGACGGGAACATCATCCGCCTCGTCCTGCCGCAGCTCACCGAGGAGCGGCGCCGCGACTACATCAAGCTCGCACGCTCCAAGGCGGAGGAGGCGAGGGTGTCGGTGCGCAACATCCGCCGCCGCGCCAAGGAGGAGATCGACCGGACCGTCCGCGACGGCGAGGCGGGCGAGGACGAGGGCACCCGCGCGGAGAAGGAGCTCGAGGCCGTGACGAAGCGTCACGTCGAGCTCGTCGACGAGCTGCTCAAGGGCAAGGAAGCCGAGCTGCTGGAGGTGTGA